The genomic stretch AGAAAAATTCTTGTAACATTTGTACATTCCTTTATTTGTTTTATTGTTATATATATTTTTGGATATGTATCTGAAAGCAGAAAATCTTACCAAAAGTTAAATTCTAAACTTTAAATTTTTTGTCGTTCAACTACGGTTACATTTTTAGCAAAATTTTTCTATAATGATGGTGATGAGTCGTAATAAGGTTATTATTAATATGATTAATAATTCTGTCTTTTTACTCAAATTAATCACCTTTTAATTTATGGGGTTGATTTAATTTTCAGCAAGCAAAAGCTTTTAGGACTAGTTCAATTGTATATTATGTATCATATAATATATAATTTTTCTATTTATCAATTTTAAACTCTTTAAACTGTATAATATTGTTTTTACTTCGTTTTTTACATTAAAAAAGAAATATTGTAATCATTGTAAAAAATTTAAGTAATTGTGTTAAAACAAGTAAATGATGGTTAATATAAAAATAAGAGTAGAGATTAAATAAATCTCTATTTGCAAACTTTTTCGATTTTTTTTCTTAATCTTTCAACGGAATTTCCCAAAACCAGTGCAGTATACATTGCGCCGCCGGCACCTGCACCTTCCTTGACAAATCCTTTCAGGTAGTTTTTCAATCCTTCATGTTCTGATTCTTCAAACCTTGGATCAACCACGTTCACAGTGATATTGTCGTCAATTTGGTTTAAAATGCCAAATAAATCAGCGGTTTCATCAGCGGCTACAAATACGGTTGTTGCAAGATTTATTCTTGAAAAGTCAAATGTTGGTTGAATCGATTTGATAACAGCACAGGTTGCAGCCATTTGTGTTCCTCCAGCTAAAATAATTGGAATGTCTGATCCAATAACTAATCCTGCAATTGCCGGAATAGTAGGATCTCCTACTGCACCGATTGCCTGCATTGCATCAGCCTCTCCAGGTTTTATTCCTGCATTTTCAAGTCCTTCATTTACGGTTTTTGACTTTAAATCATGAGGATTATGGGGCATGCTGCCGCTTACCTTCTCATTTGCTTCATAACCCAGTGCCTTTAGAACTCCAAGCGCTGTTGTTGTTCCTGCAGCGATACTTTCACCAATAATTAGCATTTCATGTCTTTGTGACAGTTCATTACCTAAATCCTTTGCATTTTCAAAGATTTCCAATGGGTTAAGAACACCTTTTCCGGTTCTTATGTCTCTTCCGTATTCGCTGCCCAAATTAACGTATTCGACGTCAGGTTTGATTTTTGATCCTGCATCAACTATTACAAAGGGGGTTTCTGAAACTTGAAGTGCTGCTTTTGTAAGTCTTGCAGGAGTTGGTGCTGCTGCATCTCCAACTACAGTTTCTGCAGGTGCTTCACAGCATCTTACTTCTCCCAATACCATAAATTCAGCATCACTTGCAGGTGTGTATTCGGTCAGGTCGGCTGAGGGTCCTGCCCCTGAAATTCCTTCTATTAATGAGGTTTCTGTAGTGCCTATTGTAAGTAAGAATACAGCTTCATCTTCCACTTCTTGCAATTTTTCTGTTAATTCACTTGAGCCGTATGTTGTTACACCATCAATCATTGTTTTCACCTTGTTTTTTCAATAAATCTATAATTATCTTATTTTGGTTAATAATCTTTTTGTTTTGAAGCATGATTTTCTTTAACATTTCTTCTTGTGTCAATTCATTGTCGGTTTTAAATGTCTGACCGTCTCTTGCTCTTGCAGGGATTCTTATTTGTTCTTTTGGAGGTAACTTATCACTGTCCCCTTTTGGTGGAATAACTCCTCTGGAAGCGCTGTCCTCTTTTGAGACAAAATCCACATATCTGTGTGTCACCTTGTTTTTTCCACGTTCATCTAAAAGCTCCATCAATCTGTTGTCAACATTTTCAACACCAACCAACTCTTCCTGCTCCACTTCATGAATCAATCGTTTCTGAATGTTGTATGCATTGTAAATTGGTATTCCTCGTGTTTTGCATTCGTTTTTAAACATGTCGTGGATGTTGATGTCACCGGTTAGCTGTTTCACTCTTTTTTGTTCTAAAGTATTAGCACTATAAAATCCCATGTTTTCACTTTTGTTTTTTGAAATTAAAAAATATTTTTATATTCTATTAGTATAACATATTATATTAATTAAATTTTTTTCAGTGATTATTTTGATAAGTTTAGGAATTGAAGGAACAGCGGAAAAAACCGGTGTAGGCATAGTTGACAGTGACGGCAATATTCTGGCGATGGCTGGAAAACAGTTGTATCCAGAAGAAGGTGGAATTCACCCCCGTTTGGCTGCCGAACACCATGCAGAGTGGATTCCTAAACTGATACCTCAGGCTTTGGATGAATCCGGTCTTAAATATTCAGATATCGATTTGATTTCATTTTCACAGGGTCCTGGATTGGGGCCGGCCTTAAGAATTGTGGCAACTTCAGCTAGAAGTCTTGCATTGTCACTTAAAAAACCAATTATTGGTGTAAATCACTGTATAGGGCATGTTGAAGTTGGAAAACTGGATACTGGTGCGGTAAATCCTGTGGCTTTATATGTAAGTGGAGGCAACAGTCAGGTAATCGCTTATGAAAGTGGAAGATACAGAATATTCGGTGAAACATTGGATATTGCAGTCGGCAATTGTCTTGACCACTTCGGCCGTGAAACCGGTCTGGGGCATCCTGGTGGGCCGGTAATAGAAAAATTGGCGAAAAAAGGTTCATATGTTGATTTGCCGTATATCGTAAAGGGAATGGATTTTTCTTTTTCAGGATTATTGTCAGCGGCATTAAGAGAAGCAGAGAAAGGAACTCCAATGGAGGATGTTTGCTTTTCACTTCAGGAAACTGCTTTTTCAATGCTTGTTGAAGTAACTGAGCGTGCTCTGTCACACACTCAAAAGGATGAGGTAATGCTGTGCGGGGGGGTTTCAGCCAATTCAAGGTTGCGTGAAATGCTCAAAACAATGTCTGAGGAGCATGGAGCTAAATTCTATATGCCTGAAATGAAGCTCTGCGGGGACAATGGTGTCATGATTGCGTGGCTTGGACTTTTGATGTGTAATGAGTTCGGACCGATGGATTTAAAGGATACCAATATCATTCAAAAATTCCGTACTGATGAAGTGGATATTCCATGGATAGACAATACAAAGACCTATCTCGAACTGCCTGTGGAGTTCATCGCTAAAGGTGCTGAGTCAAACATTGTTAAAAGTGAGTATCTAGGTGAAAGGGCAGTCATTAAAGATCGTATTCCAAAAGGCTACAGAATCCCTGAAATTGATAATAAAATCAGAAAGGCAAGATGTAAAGAGGAAGCTAAACTATTGAGTGATGCCAAAAGGGCTGGTGTTAAAACACCAGTTTTATATGATGTTAATTTGGCGGATAAATCCCTTACTATGGAAGAGATTTGTGGAGTAATGCTTAAAGAAGTAATTGATGAAGATTTGGCATTCAGACTTGGCTGTGAAATTTCCAAACTGCATTCTGCTGATATTATTCATGGTGACATTACAACTTCTAATATATTATTTGATGATGGTAAACTTGTTTTCATTGATTTTGGACTTGGAAGATACTCACAATTAAAAGAGGATAAGGCTGTTGATTTACTTGTTTTAAAAAAATCTTTGCAGAGTATTGATTATAATCTTGCTGTCAAATATTTTGATTTGGTATTAAAAGGTTATGATGATGATTCAATACTTAAAGTAATAAATGATATTGAATCTAGAGGAAGATATGCTCATTAGATGACCATCAATTATAATAAAAATCATCATCATAATTAAAATCATGATAACATTTATAACTGGTAACGAACATAAAGTAAAAGAAGCAGAGAATATTTTCAAAGATTATGGCATTGAACTTGAGCATATTGATTTGGGTTACGAAGAACCCCAAGGAACTCTTGAGGAAGTGGCTCTATCAGGCGCAAAATATGCTAGCCGTAAGCTTGACAAACCTGTGATTGTTGAAGATGCTGGTTTATTCATTAAGGCTTTAAATGGATTTCCGGGAACATATTCACATTATGTTCAAGATACTATTGGAAATGAAGGAATTTTAAAGCTATTGAAAGATACTGATGACCGTTATGCCGAATTCAGGTCAGTTATTGGGTACTGTGCCCCCAATTCTGAGCCCAAGACTTTTTTAGGCAAGGTCGAAGGTGAAATCGCAGTTGATGAGAGAGGAGATTTGGGATTTGCATTTGATCCTTTATTTTATGTTCCAAGTCTGGACAAGACTTTCGGAGAACTTACAACTAGTGAGAAAAACCAGTTTTCACATAGAAAAAATTCATTGAAGAAATTTATCGAATGGTATTCTAGTCAAGAATAACTTTATTTTCTGTTTATTATTGGGCTTATTTAATATTTAAAAAATTTAAAGAGGTTTATATTATGGCAAGACCAGAATGGGTAACTTATAGTGATGAAGAAATTGAAGAAATGATTTTAAAATTCAACAGAGAAGGTAAAAGTACTTCCGAAATCGGTATTATCTTAAGAGACCAATACGGAATTCCATCAGTTAAAGATGTGACCGGTGAAAGAATCACCCAAATCTTAAAAAGAAATGATCAAGCTGGTGAATACCCAGAAGACTTATTAAACTTAATCAAAAGAGCTGTAAACATCAGAGACCACTTAGAAGAAAATCCTAAAGATTTACACTCTAAAAGAGGATTAACTATCATTGAAGCAAGAATCAGAAAATTAGCTTCTTACTATGTAAGTGAAGGCGAATTACCTGAAGGATGGAGATATAATCCAAAAGAAGCAGCACTCCTTGTTAAATAGGGCTAGTGAAGCTACCAGTATGCTCAAAGAGCATATTGAAAATGATAGTGTTATAAGATTAATTTCTCATAACGATGCTGATGGTATATCAGCTGCAGCAGTTATAGCCAATGCTTTAGCTGAGGAAGATGTTCAGTTCCACACAACAATTATTCCACGGTTAAAGGAAGATATAGTAAATCAACTCAGGTCAGAGAAATATGATTTATTTATCTTCTCAGATATGGGTAGTCCATTTATTAAGGAATTTAACACATATAAGCATGATGTTATAGTTGCTGACCACCACCAAGTGGACGATACTGCTTCTGAAAGCAATGTGGTCCACATCAACCCTCATTTGTTTGAAATTGATGGGAGTCGTGATTTATGCGGAGCAGGTTCAGCTTATCTTGCCGTGCGTGATTTGGACAAAAAGCATCTTGCTTATTTTGCTCTTGTAGGTGCATTTGGTGATATGCAAGGCCAAGATGGTTTTACCGGTGTCAATCAGTTGATTTTAAATGATGCACTTGAAAGTGGTACAGTTGAAGTTCATGAAGGATTAAAGATTGTATCTAAAGCTTCTGAACCTATTTTCAAATCTTTAGCTTACACTTTTTCACCGCCACTGCCAGGGATAAGTGGGGATTTGGAAGGTTCTCAGGAATTTCTTGAAAGAATGAATTTGTCTTATGGAATCAAGTTCACAGATATGGAAGATGAAGAAAAGGACCTTCTTAAAGACGCGCTTATGGAAATCAATCCGGAAATTTTCGGTGATTGTTATACAGTTCCGAAAGAAACTCCATTATTGCGTGACTTGGAGGAGTATTCTTATATCCTTGATGCTTGTGGTAAAAACAAAAAACAGGGTTTAGGTTTAAGTATTGCACTTGGAGAACGTGACCAGGCATTGGATGCTGCTTTAAGACTTCAACGCCAATATCGTGACCAAATAGTAAAAGGTCTTGAATGGATTAAACGCGAAGGTGCCCAACAATTAAATGCCATCCAGTATTTATATTCTGAGGATAAGGTTTTAAAATCTGTAATGGGTACAATTGCAAGTATTGGATTGTCTGTTAAATTATTAGATGATTCAAAACCTGTCATTGGAATGTCTAGACTTCACAAGGACATTAAAATATCTGGCAGAACCACCCGTGATATGGTGGCAAATGGAGTTAATTTGGGCAAAGCCCTTAAAGATTCATCAAATAACTTTATGGGAACTGGCGGAGGTCATGACATTGCAGCCGGTGCAATGATACCATATGAAGCAAAAGATCAATTCCTGCACTTAGTGGATGAGATGGTTGAATATCAATTAAATAATGATTAACATGTATTTGACAAAAGAAGAACAAGAAATGTGTGATGGTGAATATGGAGAAACCATCCGTAAAAGTATGGATATTTTAGTGGCATTGGGTGATATTTACGGTGCTTCTAAACTGGTTGACATTACTTCAGCACAGGTATCTGGTGTTTCTTATAAAACAATTGGAGAAGCAGGTCTTGAATACTTGCAGGATCTGGCGCAGGATGGAAGTGGAAAAGCAACTATTAATGCTTCACTGAATCCTCCAGGCACTGATTTGGACAATTGGAAGGAGTTGGGTTTTCCAGAATACTTTGCAATTAAGCAGAATGAGATTGTAGATGCTTATGCCAATCTGGGAATTGCGAAAACATGTACATGTACTCCTTATTTGGTTGGTAATGTTCCAAGATTTAGAGACCATGTGTCATGGTCCGAATCATCTGCTGTAGCCTATGTCAATTCTGTAATTGGTGCTCGCAGTAATCGTGAAGGCGGTCCGGCAGCTCTTGCAGCAGCTATTGTTGGAAAAACTCCGCTTTATGGATTCCATCTAGATCAGAACCGTAAAGCTAATTTGGTTGTTGATGTTACAACTGAATTGTCTGGTGCAGATTTTGGAGCATTAGGTTATATAATAGGTAAATTTGTTGGAGGAGGAATACCTTACTTTAAACTCCAGAACACTCCAAATAATAACAATTTAAAAACTTTGGGAGCGGCACTGGCATCCTCAGGTTCTGTTGCACTTTATCATGTTGAAGATGTAACTCCTGAATTTAATAATAATCATGTTGAAGAAATTGAGGATATAATGTTCATAACTGATAAGGAAATTACTGAAACTCGTGAATCATTAACTACAACTGATAAGGAAATTGATTTAGTTTGTTTAGGTTGTCCTCATGCATCACTTGAAGAAATTAAGGAAGTTGCATCTGTTGTTAAAGGTAAAACTATTAAAAATAAGCTATGGATTTGCACATCTGTTAGTGTAAAGGCTACTGCTGATAGGATGGGTTACACTCAAATAATCGAAGCTGCAGGTGGAAATATTGTGTGTGACACTTGTATGGTTGTGGCTCCAATTGAAGAGATGGGCTTTGAAGTAATTGGAGTAAACTCTGCAAAGGCAGCAAATTATGTTCCGTCTATGTGCGGTCTTGATGTTGTATATGGAGACGTAGAAAATCTTATTCAGTTTGAATAAGGTTTTAATTTCTTTTTTTCTAATTTTTAATTAATTTTATTTTTTTATATAATTTTTCATTTAATCAGTTTTTCCAAAACATTAAATTTAATAAAATCTATAAATTATACTAATAGAATTTTAGAGGATGCTTTTTTATGAATTATTTAGTTGTTGGTGCTGGAAATGCTAGTAGGCCTGTTGCAAGATTGCTTAACTATTTAGGTCATGATGTTGTTATAACTGATTTAAAAGATATTTCAGAGTTTAAAATTGAATTCCAGCGAAGCTTAATTGAAATGGAAAAGGAAGGCGTTACATTAGACATGGCCAATAAAAATCCGTCTGTTGATGGTTTTGATGCTGTTTATATGCCTCCTACTTTACCTGACTCTGCACCAATAGCTAAAATGATTAAAAATTCAGATTTAAAAGTATTGTCTAATGAAGAATTCTCAACAATCGTCAATGATTTAATTCCAGTTGATATAATCGGTATAACTGGTACAATGGGTAAGACAACAACTACATATATTACAACAAGTTTATTTAAGCAGGCAGGTTACAATGTTTG from Methanobrevibacter sp. encodes the following:
- the cobT gene encoding nicotinate mononucleotide-dependent phosphoribosyltransferase CobT produces the protein MIDGVTTYGSSELTEKLQEVEDEAVFLLTIGTTETSLIEGISGAGPSADLTEYTPASDAEFMVLGEVRCCEAPAETVVGDAAAPTPARLTKAALQVSETPFVIVDAGSKIKPDVEYVNLGSEYGRDIRTGKGVLNPLEIFENAKDLGNELSQRHEMLIIGESIAAGTTTALGVLKALGYEANEKVSGSMPHNPHDLKSKTVNEGLENAGIKPGEADAMQAIGAVGDPTIPAIAGLVIGSDIPIILAGGTQMAATCAVIKSIQPTFDFSRINLATTVFVAADETADLFGILNQIDDNITVNVVDPRFEESEHEGLKNYLKGFVKEGAGAGGAMYTALVLGNSVERLRKKIEKVCK
- a CDS encoding bifunctional N(6)-L-threonylcarbamoyladenine synthase/serine/threonine protein kinase encodes the protein MIILISLGIEGTAEKTGVGIVDSDGNILAMAGKQLYPEEGGIHPRLAAEHHAEWIPKLIPQALDESGLKYSDIDLISFSQGPGLGPALRIVATSARSLALSLKKPIIGVNHCIGHVEVGKLDTGAVNPVALYVSGGNSQVIAYESGRYRIFGETLDIAVGNCLDHFGRETGLGHPGGPVIEKLAKKGSYVDLPYIVKGMDFSFSGLLSAALREAEKGTPMEDVCFSLQETAFSMLVEVTERALSHTQKDEVMLCGGVSANSRLREMLKTMSEEHGAKFYMPEMKLCGDNGVMIAWLGLLMCNEFGPMDLKDTNIIQKFRTDEVDIPWIDNTKTYLELPVEFIAKGAESNIVKSEYLGERAVIKDRIPKGYRIPEIDNKIRKARCKEEAKLLSDAKRAGVKTPVLYDVNLADKSLTMEEICGVMLKEVIDEDLAFRLGCEISKLHSADIIHGDITTSNILFDDGKLVFIDFGLGRYSQLKEDKAVDLLVLKKSLQSIDYNLAVKYFDLVLKGYDDDSILKVINDIESRGRYAH
- a CDS encoding XTP/dITP diphosphatase, which translates into the protein MITFITGNEHKVKEAENIFKDYGIELEHIDLGYEEPQGTLEEVALSGAKYASRKLDKPVIVEDAGLFIKALNGFPGTYSHYVQDTIGNEGILKLLKDTDDRYAEFRSVIGYCAPNSEPKTFLGKVEGEIAVDERGDLGFAFDPLFYVPSLDKTFGELTTSEKNQFSHRKNSLKKFIEWYSSQE
- a CDS encoding 30S ribosomal protein S15; this translates as MARPEWVTYSDEEIEEMILKFNREGKSTSEIGIILRDQYGIPSVKDVTGERITQILKRNDQAGEYPEDLLNLIKRAVNIRDHLEENPKDLHSKRGLTIIEARIRKLASYYVSEGELPEGWRYNPKEAALLVK
- a CDS encoding DHH family phosphoesterase — translated: MLNRASEATSMLKEHIENDSVIRLISHNDADGISAAAVIANALAEEDVQFHTTIIPRLKEDIVNQLRSEKYDLFIFSDMGSPFIKEFNTYKHDVIVADHHQVDDTASESNVVHINPHLFEIDGSRDLCGAGSAYLAVRDLDKKHLAYFALVGAFGDMQGQDGFTGVNQLILNDALESGTVEVHEGLKIVSKASEPIFKSLAYTFSPPLPGISGDLEGSQEFLERMNLSYGIKFTDMEDEEKDLLKDALMEINPEIFGDCYTVPKETPLLRDLEEYSYILDACGKNKKQGLGLSIALGERDQALDAALRLQRQYRDQIVKGLEWIKREGAQQLNAIQYLYSEDKVLKSVMGTIASIGLSVKLLDDSKPVIGMSRLHKDIKISGRTTRDMVANGVNLGKALKDSSNNFMGTGGGHDIAAGAMIPYEAKDQFLHLVDEMVEYQLNND
- a CDS encoding aconitase X catalytic domain-containing protein, which produces MYLTKEEQEMCDGEYGETIRKSMDILVALGDIYGASKLVDITSAQVSGVSYKTIGEAGLEYLQDLAQDGSGKATINASLNPPGTDLDNWKELGFPEYFAIKQNEIVDAYANLGIAKTCTCTPYLVGNVPRFRDHVSWSESSAVAYVNSVIGARSNREGGPAALAAAIVGKTPLYGFHLDQNRKANLVVDVTTELSGADFGALGYIIGKFVGGGIPYFKLQNTPNNNNLKTLGAALASSGSVALYHVEDVTPEFNNNHVEEIEDIMFITDKEITETRESLTTTDKEIDLVCLGCPHASLEEIKEVASVVKGKTIKNKLWICTSVSVKATADRMGYTQIIEAAGGNIVCDTCMVVAPIEEMGFEVIGVNSAKAANYVPSMCGLDVVYGDVENLIQFE